From the genome of Paralichthys olivaceus isolate ysfri-2021 chromosome 4, ASM2471397v2, whole genome shotgun sequence:
AGTGTGATCAGTTGTCATTAGAACTCAAagattgatttgatttcagtggtcaagggtcaagggtcacagtgacctttcaTGAGTGTGGATAAACACTTGTGTAGACTAAAACTGCACTGGTGGTGGAGGCAAACAACCACAGTGCAGCAACACaggaatataatatataaaatattaatataaacagGTGCAGTCGAATAATGATTTATTATATTGATCAGTGGTTGGAGTAACAGATATCTGGAGCAAATGAAAGTTTGATCCCAGCCACAGAGTATTCAGCTAGTTCAGTGATGAGACTGAATTCCTCCAGTGTGAGCGTCAAGGTGAAGATATTTTATTACATAAATGAGTCTGATGCTTGGTCCAAAGTATGTGGACACCAAAACATATCATGCTCCAGTTCAGCCACATGTGTTTTAGTGAGGTCTGTTCTTCCACACtaaagtaagtgtgtgtgtgtgtgtgtgttatgtaaaCCCAGACAGGATCAGCTGACGGACTCGGGGTTCAGCTCTTGGTGTTTCTTTAGCACCTTCTTTGGCTTTTGGCTCTCGTCCATTTCCCAGTTTAGTTCCACAGCGCTCGTGCGTCCagcctcatgatgttttctttctttcatggGATTAACAAGCACAGATCTAACTCTGTACTACACAGAAGGTACACAGAATACAATGTGTAAATATTAAATCATAAGGTCAATAGTGTGGGCTGTTGCAACACAGTTGGCAAAGCAGAGAACTGAAATGCTTCTGTGCTGCAGAGAGGTTGACCCGAGGTGAATAAATCAGGCTTCATGTAAGTTCTCTTTCATGCATTTAATGTTAGAATAGGTacatttctttaattaaaaatcaatgcGATGAAGCAAAACATGTACCTGCCCAAGGGCCTCAGTTTACAGTTGTTGGTGGTAAGTGATGAACTGCACTTCTTCCCTTTAATCTGTTATAATTGCTTTTCTAATTTAGTTTTGTCTCGAGTAGtttatttcattctgttttacAATTGAAGCTTAAGACAGAAACGGGcgatttgtattttatttattttagttttaatgtcTCTCCTCGTCACAGCATCTTTATTTCTGTTGATTATGAAGCCGGTTTAAgttggttttaaaaatgttcctcTTATATTCTTATAATtataccatcatcatcatcatattaatggtattgtttattttataatcTGTCTGTGCATGTCCCATGTTGAACTCTATtaatagattattattattactattattattattattatcatcacgtggtctctctgttgttgttgtttatttgtttatttgtttatttgcagaCTCTTCCCTTCATCTTTGCCTCAGCCACAGTTATGAATGAGAGACCTCACACGATTGGTCAATCATCGACGTAAGGAACGAGACAAGGAACGGGATTGGTCGACTATCCTACACTACGACTCTACGTAAGCAGGGGGGGGGTGTGACCGACCCGCCAAGCCAAGCCGGTTGAATGGGAGAGCTCAGCGATTGGTCGGTAGTAAAATGACGTCAACGCTGCCGGCGAGACAGCCAGTGACGCGCGAGTATTCCTGGAAGGGGCGTGCCCTGCCGGCATGGTTAACCGGCTTCTCCCCTCGCTGCTTCACATTCGGTCTGAGGGACTCGAGCCGCGGCGCCACTTATTTATTTGTccccgtctctgtctctccccccgGCGCCATCATGCTCGGCCTGTGTCTGTACGTCCCCGTGTCCAACTGCGACCCGGTGGAGGTGGAATACTTCGAGTCGGACGGACTCCCCTCGGAGCTCAAGTCCGTCTTCAACAAGCTCAGCGTGTTCCTGCCGTCCCAGGAGTTCTCCACCTACCAGCGATGGCGAAAGGTGAGAAAAAGAACCGGGGGATCGAGCCGCGAGCCGCGAGTCGCTGGTCAGTACCGGTCACCGGCTCCCGAGTGAGATCTCGTCGCTGTTACCGGCGTTAAAGCCTTTCTTTCCGGCTTCCGGCTGAGTTAGCTCCGCGTTAGCACCGGGGCTAAGAAGCCTTACGACTAGGCCGCAGAGGAGACCGGCTTCtggaagaacagaaaaaaacgcGCTCCGAGGAAATTTAACACTTTGTGATAAAAACCTTTAACTGAATATTAGTTCAACATGAAGTTAACTGAGAGTTTCAACCGAGAGAAATGGATTTTCTCGTCATTAAGTCAGTTTTACAGAGTTTTACTCTACTTGAATGAACCGGCGCCATTCATTCGAGGAATTCCACCCTAAAAAGGAATTTTTGCTACGTGCCATTCATTTCAATCTGGAATCTGCTCTCGAGTTTAAAAGTCTCCTCGGAGCAAGTTAATACGATCTTTAAACgataaataattttaaatgcaaatgcaCAAACTATACTTTTTTATAATAGATGCTTTTTATTTGCACTTGGCTCAAGTGAAGTTCATGTTTGAGTTGTGCAGCTTTGGATCgtcattgctttttaattatCTGTTATTTCTTCTTTCATCTCTACGTTCAGTTCTTTGGCACACTGAATGTCTAAAGACTTCAGTTAAAAGTCAGAAACTCACATTTGTTCACTGGTgacaaagaaaatctgtttgCGAGACTGGAACCTTTCTCACCAGTTATCGTGTAAAAGTTTCTTATTAAAAGCTGCACTTCCCTGAATCCAGACGTGTCTTAATACTCTGGAATCTGACTCATGCTCCATCTGTCATTGAGACGCTGACCTGATTTTTCATGTCTAGCTCTCAGCTGTGGTAAACCCTGAGGTTTTGTGAACTGTGAACATTACTTTTAGTGTGACCGCTTCATTTAGCGTCTTGTGTCACCTTTTGTTGTCTGTAGAACAGCTGCCACTCAGGTTTCTATAGTTCAGAGACAGCCTGATTTAAACTCTTCTTCAAACACGCTCCTATAACCTTTCTGCAAGTGGTATGTTTTGCATTTTACCAGATAATTTAGTTGGGACAGGAACATCGTGCCGGGTATCATTACTTTGTCATATGCCTGCCCTCGAGTCAGCGGGTCAGGTATCAGCGCTGGCCAGTGGGCTGGAGGACTGCCTGTGTCCTCGTCTTGTTTTAGCTCGGGAGGCCTGACGGTCTTACATGAGATTAGAGCAGTTGGCAGGTGGGCCTGTGGTTGAGGTCAAAGATAGATGAGGGTGATACTACCTAATACCCCTGCCCCGGAGAGACATGCGTCATTCAAGAACACCAGGAGTGCTGTGGCCTGGCAAATGGGTCATAAAGCTGTCCTGTAGGGTCGTGAAACAGGAGCAAGGGAACCGTGTCACATTCAGAACTGCAGGACGGACTGTTTATTAGTTATTAGGCTTTTAGCCACATATTTTACATGGAGAACATTTCAGAAGTTACTGCACATCACAAAAACAGTATAACAGTTATATAACAGTTATTAAAACAGTTTCGATGAGTTGGACTCCTTTTTTAACGTGCAAGATTTCTTGCTAAACTGGTCTCTTCCTTCAATTATGTAGAGCATTAATACCACACAGCTTATTTGCTTTAATTAAGTAATCTTATTATAaaaactctgctctgtcctcttacCGGAGCAACCACAGTGCTTTGTCTCATTGCCTGTATGCTTTTGTTTCCTCACAGAAAACCTTTAAAGGGGAAGAAAATGACCCAGATGGACAACTGGACTTTGAGGAGTTTGTTCATTATCTGCAAGACTATGAGAAGGACATGAAGCTTGTGGTGAAAAGCGTTGACAGGAACAATGCTGGTATGTAGCAGCTGCTGAcgttttgtttcagtttcttccGATTTGAGTcagtttttcactttcagtaTGAAATGCTTTTTATCTCACACCCTTTATCCTCTTTTAGGCCAAGTGGACAGTAGACAGTTCATGCAGTCCCTCCACGACCTGGGAGTCCACATCTCCCTGCAGCATGCAGAGAAGGCCCTTAAAAGGTAATTTCATTCATCCGTTTCATCTCCTGAAATTTTGGGTTGTATTAAGTGGAGTCTGAGTCTTAGTTtggtgttctttttttttttttaagcatggATAAGAACGGAATGATAACAATCAGTAGTGAAGACTGGAGCAACTACACGAAGGTGGAGAAGACGGAGAACATTCCTGAGATCATCCTCTACTGGAAACACTCCACGGTGAGTTTAAAACACAGAACTTAAGCCATAAATGGGAACAGGTGTAGGAACAGCGTAGCCCCAACAGTTTGAACCCAGACAGCAAAGGGCTGAATCATTGGTTTGACCCCCGCTGTTGTTGCAAACATTTTCATATGTACTAGTTTCACGTAGTCGTTAGTTTGATAAGCATCTGATTAAATCGGGAACTAATCCAGATGCGTAAGTTGACGCGTTTCCTGTCTGTGGGTCAATTGAGAAGCGGCGACCCTAAAAGACTGTGTCAGAACACATCGTGCGTCACTAATTAAGCTTGATTAGGATATGTGAGGAATTGTTCCCATTCTGGAAGGATTATGTTGGAAGGATTTGCCAGTGTGTCTGGCTGTTATGTAAAAGGGAGCAGTAGGTGGAGGCAGAAGTTATGTAGCACAGCTCCCCCAGGAGAACTCTGTGATCTTGGGTTTTGTACAAGTTATTAGTGCCATCTAATGAGCCTAACAGCCACGGCTTGGTGTAAATGAGACACTGACGCACCAGGGCCAAGAGCAGAGCTGGGGTTTCATCAGCCAGTGGGTCAAACTAAAGGCAGCAAAAATAATGATGTAACGTGAGCGGCAGTACTGTCTCAATTCGGAGAAATCAGATTCTCTGTGGTTAGAGGTTCGTTTCCCACCAGAAAGCCAATGTGCCCCAAAGCCACACTTTCTACCCGAGGCAGTTTCTGCACCGTTTGTGACGGAGTCATTGATAAGCCTCGTTATTGACTCAGCAAAATTACATAATAATGATGAAGCGGGAAAAAAAAGGGGGCCAGTGGGTTCGTCATCCAAAGAGCCGCATTAAAATCTGCAGAGCTCAAATTTCAAAGCCGGACGGTTTGTCTGTGATTATCCACTGAGGTCAATTAAGCCCTGACCTATACTGTGGTATGTGTGAAAACACACGGTGGCTGGTGAAGGCCACCCAGTTTGACCCATATTGTGTCCGTGGATCCTGGTGACGCATGGCGTGCTGTCAAGAAACCAATGTCGTTACCGACTGGTGCTCGTTAAGAAAGACAATTGCACATGACCTCTCCCTCTGTGGTTTATCGTCTTCAGCAGTTATCTGTGTCTCTAAACCTTCCTGTCGTTCCTCCCTGCAGATATTCGATGTGGGTGACAACCTGATGGTGCCTGATGATTTCACCATTGAGGAGAAACAGACCGGGATGTGGTGGAGGCACCTGGTCgcaggtggaggagctggaggcgtTTCCAGGACTTGCACGGCTCCCCTGGACCGAGTCAAAGTCATGATGCAGGTAAGACGCCCACATCCAAACCCAGTGTAAAGGTCAGATTACTTGAATCAACTGGAATCTGGAGCTGAGTAATATATTGGCTCTGAACTAGGGGGGGGTGGAAACTCTTATCTTGTTCACTATTTGTAACAGCAGAGAATTATCACCAGTTTCTGGGTCATCTGACCTCGTTGACAGCTGTTCCACTGAACCTTCAGGACTAAACGTTAAGCTTTTAGAATCAGATTTTTGAAATAAGGTAACGTGAATGAGATTCTCCTGCAGGTCTTTCTTTACAGTAACAGGTGGAACAATAAGTGATTCAAATCAACAGTGGGGAGATATTGCTTAAGCGTGCGTTGCCCGAATGACATAAATAAGTTAATGTCTAACCGACAGTGCGTAACAGTGAGGGCTCAGAGTCCTGGGGGCACATTGGGTAACCAATGACTGCTCACAAATGGCCGACACTCCTTTTTCTGTGGAATCTAAACCATCGTCAATGCACAGAAGGTCTAAGTGTGCAGATTCTGGATCTGTGTCAGTGGCCCTCGTTACGTCATTCACTATGTGGAACGTCGACTTTGGAGCAATCCTGTCGACTTTGAGCCCTATCGATTCTTCAACTTTATGTTTTACTCGCCGCCCCTTCAGTTGATTGAACAGACCTGACCCAGTAAACTTAGTTTTCTTTAAGATAAAGAAATCTTGGCCCTCATGTCTAACTGACCCCAAAATATAGTGTCCCATTGTAATTTCACCTGCTTGTAAGTTCAGTCAGTCCTCTGTTGGTGCAGACACAAGTTTATGGTCAAATATTTCAACCTAACtgatgaattttaattttttaggTTTATGGATCTCGAACCAACAACATGTGCATCATGGGTGGACTGACGCAGATGGTCAAAGAGGGCGGAATGAGGTCTTTGTGGCGAGGCAACGGTGTGAACATCATCAAAATTGCCCCCGAGTCTGCGCTCAAGTTCATGGCTTACGAGCAGGTACGGAATCTCGCTGTAACTCACACATAAGATTTAAAACCGCGGACCACGACGTCTGTTCACTAACTCTTTCTGTATTTCTCTCCAGATTAAACGTTTGATCGGCAGCGATAATCAAACTCTGAGCATCTTGGAGCGATTTGTCGCAGGATCTCTGGCAGGAGTGATGGCCCAGAGTGCAATCTACCCCATGGAGGTGAGCATCAGTGTAGCTGCAGCTACTCAGGGAACCTTGTTTCCAAAACTCTACAGTCGTGTTAAACTGACATCTTCTTCTCTGAATCTGTCTCCAGGTCCTGAAAACCCGTCTCGCTCTGAGAACGACCGGGCAGTACGCTGGAATCTCTGACTGTGCCAAGCAGATTTTTAGGAGAGAAGGGCTCGGTGCGTTTTATAAAGGCTACATCCCCAACATGCTCGGCATCATCCCCTACGCAGGCATCGACCTGGCAGTTTATGAGGTGAGCACACACTGACTGTTCGATAACCCCCCTCAGATTGTAGCTTTTACTCTCTGTGCCTTTCTTGCCTTGTCTATGTTTGTGTTCCTTCTTTATCACCCTGCTAATGATCGACACACAGCCGATTGTCACTTGACTGGTTTACATAACACgacctgataaacacacacggAAAGCAACCGCAGCCGAACACACATCAAACCATTTCCCCatcttgtttttcctcagaCGCTGAAGAACAGCTACATGCAGAAGTACGGCGCCAACCGCTCAGATCCCGGCGTCTTCGTCCTCCTCGGCTGCGGCACCGTGTCCAGCACCTGCGGTCAGCTCGCCAGTTATCCCCTGGCTCTGATCCGAACCCGCATGCAAGCACAAGGTGAGACCTTCGCCCCTGAAAGGACTGGTTCATCTGTATAAATACtaatatattcattatattaatataacgTGACTTTCATAATATTTTACAGCAGCGACAGAGGGAAGCCAAAACGTGACCATGACGGGTCTCTTCAGGCAGATCCTGCAGAGTGAGGGTCCGACTGGGCTCTACAGGGGCCTGGCCCCCAACTTCCTTAAAGTCATCCCCGCCGTCAGCATCAGCTACGTCGTGTACGAGCACCTGAAGACACAGCTGGGAGTGACATCACGCTGAAACCCAACCCCACATATCTATATCATGTGACTTTAAAAGCTCAAATGACATGTGACCCTCACCCAAACATGcgccccaccccccccccctctcccacgGCTCATGCTAGGGAATCCCGGGGACCTTCTGGTCTCTCTGGGGGTTCGTGGAGCCATCTCATTCTGTGAATGTCGGCTGACGTCCGAAAAGTAAGGACACTGAACGTCGGAAAGGCCGAAGTGGAGGATATGGACTCTGTGAGCTCAGGTTGTCAGGATTGTGACTGCTGCTATTTATGTTTTAAGAGGTCGTATGGTCGAGCTGGAACATGAGGAACATGAGTGGCTGTAACTCAAGGACCAAATGTGTTTGCTCTTTCTTCCATTTGCCGTTTTGAACCAAATgtccactttttcttttctttcatgttctgatgtgatgttttgtaggtttcttttttttaaatatgcatcACCAGCAGAACAAGTTAAAAAGAATGTTCAGTGTTCAAGGCAAGCAGAGCATTAATAAGTGTCacttaatgaaaatattttttgcacATGTGAGTTTGCTCTCCCTTCACCTCTTTCCTGCATGAATGGATCGATGACGTGACTTTCTGAATGACTTTAGAGTATTTATTTCCACCCATcccatatttattgtttttttattttcttggagAGCGAGTCGGTTCTTTCAGGTTTCCTGTCTTAAGAGCCAAATGTGCAATTGAGAACAGTTTTAAAACGCAGTGCGACTGAATTTAGGGAGGGAAATAAACACCAGACAACAGCCTTAACGTGACTTCAAACACTACATGTAGTTGTCTGGTGAACTGTTGAAAACAGAGGTTGGAGCTTGTGCTCGTTTCATGTGGCTGTTGTTTGCACCAGCTAAAAGTTTCTAGTTGCTCAAACAGCTTCAGATTGCATCTGTTAATGTGTGTAGATTTGTTTGtgccctttttttaaaaaaaagtataaatgtCTTAATGTTCACCTCAGGTTGAAGGGCAGATTATTGTTTAATACAAAGAAGAGCACACTAGATTCTTGTTTCACATTTATACTCAGAAAAACAAGGGCTTGAAGAAGTTGAGCAACGTTATGCACTTTAATCGATGCTGGAACAGCCTCTGAATCAATGTCACTTCAATCCAGGTATTtaaattgtctttgttttagtgttttaatGGACCATTTTCatgcaaataaatgcaaattctTGTCAGAAGTCTCGTCAGGTGTATTCCTTTTTAAAGTGAATAAACATGAGGGCTGGATGTTCTAACCAGGACACAGCAAATCATTGTCCACAAAGATAACTGaccagaggagcagagaaaaaatcTGCCAGAAGCAGCTTTTAGTCGACCTATAAAACACTCTTCATTTCTCAGCTGCCAGTTCTGCTAATCTGTTTCTGggaaaataaatgcagatgtCACAGGGTGTTTTCCTCATGTACAAATCAAGTAACATTGCATGTGATtagaaacagaagaggaattGCAGCGGGACTTTCTGACGACCGTTGTCAAAGATGAATCTAAAAAGCTCCCAACTGCCAAATTAAATTTGAACCACGCAGACCGCAGCCactttaaaacaataataaatgcaATGTAAAAAGCACTGAAGTTTAATTTACAGTCAAAATAAAGTCACCTTTACAGTTTTCCCTGCATTTAAATCATCCACAGAAATGATTGTCCGAGGATCGTGGACTTTAATGCAACAAACTTGGGAGCCCATATATTCTACTTAATGATCCTTCCACTCCTcttaatatacattttcacCACATACCATTCTACAGTTGTTGTTGTAAGTACACCCAAGGGAGTTTACAATCCTCTGTCGTATTATCTACAGGCAAAGattcaaatatttctgaaacGATTCCAGACCAGTCTTCTGGTGACGGTGGTCGTTCCCACAATGGTTTACTCACAACAAGTGAAATGTTAACGAGCTGAAGGGGAAATAACTCAGAGAACAGAACTGGTCCTGGTACAGATTAACTCACTGTACTTTAGAATACATGTTTAAAACATGACGGAGTTATGTAACACGCCggacacattattattattattattattattagtatttgaGTGGAATTGTATGAGTACGTTGTGACCTTGAGTTAGTATGACATAATGAAATGATGGGGATTATAACTAGTACTTATATTTGCTCAGCAGATTAGTCAGAGAGAGTAAAGTGAGGTTATGTAACAGTGACGCAGGAGCACAACATATATTCTATAGGTCGTTCGAGTTTCTCCTTCGCTTTTCGTGACTCTCAGTTTGTCCCACGCTGGTTCTCGTACCATAACACGGAAGTGGCAGCGACACAACGAACCgcgatttgttttgttttttttcaaagtcaCTGAAATACGCGAATACCTGTGTAACTGTCTCCACGGTGACTTTCATTATTTAACTAATGCGCGTTTCAACCTCgtgtttttatttcccccccACAACCTTTGCTGCGTTGCTAAACGACAGCTAAACGATGCTACAGAGCTAGCCTGCAGCTAGCCAGCAGCTAGCCGCGGTGCTAACGAGAGGACGCCGTCGTTCATGTCGCTGAAATGGTCCAGAGCTTGTTCCGGACCGGGTTCCTGGTCCGGGCCGCTCACACGCTGCTCACCTGGGTCACGACCCTCATCCTGTTCCTGCACGACACCGGTACGTTCCTTCAAACCGGGTCAAACCGGTAAACCTCGATTACAACGATGCAATACTTGTACTCGCTTGAGTACTTGACGTACTTTATGTATTTGCTGTGTATTCTATAGATCATCGTCTTATAAATGACACGATTAAAACTCAAAGTAGGTTTAGTTCATCTCAGTTTCATTAAAACCAAAGAACagatatttatgttttgttttatggccTCAATTATCACACGAAGCTTCAGATTGTTGAAGCTTTTGTAAAGttcgtctgtttgttttgtaagatcaagttttaaagtttttaatctCCACGTTCTTCTGTTCATTACTTTCTCTGTGTTGCCGcctcaaataaatataatttaatctcAAATAAAGACCGATAGAAATTACACAATAACACCGGGACTGTTTGTAACTTCAGATATTAAAGTGGCCCTGAACCTATTTTACCACTGAGCAAAACAAAG
Proteins encoded in this window:
- the slc25a25a gene encoding calcium-binding mitochondrial carrier protein SCaMC-2-A, encoding MTSTLPARQPVTREYSWKGRALPAWLTGFSPRCFTFGLRDSSRGATYLFVPVSVSPPGAIMLGLCLYVPVSNCDPVEVEYFESDGLPSELKSVFNKLSVFLPSQEFSTYQRWRKKTFKGEENDPDGQLDFEEFVHYLQDYEKDMKLVVKSVDRNNAGQVDSRQFMQSLHDLGVHISLQHAEKALKSMDKNGMITISSEDWSNYTKVEKTENIPEIILYWKHSTIFDVGDNLMVPDDFTIEEKQTGMWWRHLVAGGGAGGVSRTCTAPLDRVKVMMQVYGSRTNNMCIMGGLTQMVKEGGMRSLWRGNGVNIIKIAPESALKFMAYEQIKRLIGSDNQTLSILERFVAGSLAGVMAQSAIYPMEVLKTRLALRTTGQYAGISDCAKQIFRREGLGAFYKGYIPNMLGIIPYAGIDLAVYETLKNSYMQKYGANRSDPGVFVLLGCGTVSSTCGQLASYPLALIRTRMQAQAATEGSQNVTMTGLFRQILQSEGPTGLYRGLAPNFLKVIPAVSISYVVYEHLKTQLGVTSR